From Vibrio artabrorum, a single genomic window includes:
- the tnpA gene encoding IS66 family insertion sequence element accessory protein TnpA has translation MGKRRTNQEWQMLIEQSESSSLSTLAFCKLNELNPSTFYAKRQQLNKTDVSLGFVRAEVVEKTTTYQAQIAAANMTLLINDVELSIPQGTPATYLAELIGALS, from the coding sequence ATGGGAAAACGACGCACCAATCAAGAATGGCAAATGCTTATCGAACAATCTGAATCGAGTTCACTGTCGACACTCGCGTTTTGTAAGCTCAATGAACTCAATCCTTCAACGTTCTATGCCAAGCGCCAGCAACTCAATAAAACGGACGTATCTCTTGGCTTTGTCCGAGCTGAAGTCGTCGAAAAGACGACGACGTATCAAGCTCAGATTGCAGCAGCTAATATGACTCTTCTCATCAATGATGTTGAGCTGAGCATTCCGCAAGGCACGCCAGCGACCTATCTTGCAGAACTTATCGGTGCGCTGTCATGA
- a CDS encoding integrase, which translates to MLDFENSQDLDLALETMRSIDGRKDYLQEVLFPALLRGDWDELEKSVIYQDKKKTILFSEDVWPFKESDFKGKATTNLIFSINLEQDDNVIILHQNERNLVNQMKCMALAEMWFSGKNIQLDSIKNKIVILRNNIAQLIRRGITSFEELNQERLEILVDEGCFDMSKSDVFKGLNSFLSLKVLLPFKVNFSHLSHKLFNEKTEDPEGRLVIPPRIYFQALTRYSEDIVKAYGLRDEIEQAVEQMISFYGREINLRLQRIRMGGRYTPGKSYKKSWERFTHALDEAGIPLADKGEDHRWMEIFNLFETHILIKDARLQKFKVCIGDSSYGWADFRRYLVSMSAKASWLCLALSGMRVDELYRISPVYGAQKISFDKNGCESDTGKEIIYFLTTRQSKITLNSQTKDDVFVTTKVGLKAFHVVNAIHTPFRSRFAEDDSHRMFANLLDLFYFTQLEKSSLAASIQINFNKDNFDFILTAEDMGYLQTSDPTQTSFKQSDKFHFTPHQTRRSLAYYLIGYELCSFPALKQQLSHLSMAMTRWYARNAYSFEKLYSEIRKERVTQQAEIFARIYQKMANGERIAGGKGQAMIAEISREGESYFEYGVNKRKLSKDYWIDQLTNGKAHLHAVAPGLYCTNTLCSMRINIDLSECVDCEYDYIENVVYAEGSRMDAMRNIELLKENNELNSSSATKYYMQVKAAEEIMDDLEFEHDKYEFAEDVLSLVIPTKTVA; encoded by the coding sequence ATGTTGGATTTTGAAAATTCGCAAGATTTGGATTTAGCCTTAGAGACAATGCGCTCAATTGATGGTCGCAAAGACTATTTGCAGGAGGTACTTTTCCCTGCACTACTGCGAGGTGATTGGGATGAGTTAGAAAAAAGCGTGATCTATCAAGATAAAAAAAAGACTATTTTGTTTTCTGAAGATGTATGGCCATTTAAAGAGTCCGATTTCAAAGGAAAAGCCACAACGAACCTTATCTTTAGTATTAATCTTGAGCAAGATGATAACGTTATTATTCTTCATCAAAATGAACGCAACCTAGTTAATCAAATGAAGTGCATGGCATTAGCTGAGATGTGGTTTTCAGGTAAGAACATTCAGTTGGATTCTATAAAAAACAAAATAGTAATCCTGCGAAATAATATCGCTCAACTGATTAGGCGTGGCATTACTTCTTTTGAGGAGTTAAACCAAGAACGCCTAGAAATTTTGGTTGATGAAGGGTGTTTTGATATGTCTAAATCCGATGTATTTAAAGGATTAAACTCCTTTCTCTCTTTAAAAGTGTTACTACCCTTCAAGGTTAATTTTTCACACTTGAGTCATAAGTTGTTTAACGAAAAGACTGAAGATCCCGAGGGGAGATTGGTGATCCCCCCTCGAATTTATTTTCAGGCGTTAACAAGATACAGCGAAGATATCGTAAAAGCTTACGGATTAAGAGATGAAATTGAACAAGCCGTTGAGCAGATGATTTCCTTTTATGGTAGAGAAATAAACTTGCGACTTCAAAGGATAAGAATGGGAGGTAGATACACACCTGGTAAATCATATAAAAAATCATGGGAGCGATTTACTCATGCGCTTGATGAGGCCGGAATTCCCTTGGCCGATAAAGGGGAAGATCACCGATGGATGGAAATATTCAACTTATTTGAAACTCATATTTTGATAAAAGATGCACGACTTCAGAAATTCAAAGTCTGTATTGGTGACTCGAGTTATGGTTGGGCTGATTTTAGACGATATTTGGTAAGCATGAGTGCAAAAGCCTCATGGTTATGTTTGGCCCTATCAGGGATGCGGGTAGATGAGTTATACAGAATTAGCCCGGTTTATGGTGCTCAGAAAATATCGTTTGATAAAAATGGTTGTGAGTCCGATACGGGCAAGGAAATCATTTACTTTTTAACTACACGCCAATCTAAAATTACGCTAAACAGCCAAACTAAAGACGATGTTTTTGTTACTACTAAAGTAGGCTTAAAAGCCTTTCATGTGGTCAATGCCATTCATACGCCGTTTCGAAGCAGGTTTGCAGAAGATGACAGCCACCGAATGTTTGCAAATTTATTAGATTTATTTTATTTCACTCAGTTGGAAAAGTCGTCGCTGGCTGCATCTATCCAAATTAATTTTAACAAAGACAATTTTGATTTTATTCTGACGGCCGAGGATATGGGGTATTTACAAACCTCCGACCCAACCCAGACATCTTTTAAACAAAGCGATAAATTTCACTTCACGCCACACCAAACACGACGTTCACTTGCGTACTATCTAATTGGTTATGAGTTATGTTCTTTCCCTGCATTGAAGCAACAGTTATCGCATTTATCGATGGCAATGACTCGATGGTATGCCCGCAATGCCTATTCATTTGAAAAGCTTTATAGCGAAATACGAAAAGAGCGGGTTACGCAACAGGCTGAGATTTTTGCTCGCATATATCAAAAAATGGCGAATGGTGAGCGTATAGCAGGTGGTAAAGGGCAGGCAATGATTGCTGAAATTAGTCGAGAAGGTGAAAGTTATTTTGAATATGGGGTAAACAAACGTAAGTTATCAAAGGATTACTGGATTGATCAGTTAACCAATGGTAAAGCTCACCTACATGCTGTTGCGCCTGGTCTGTATTGCACCAACACACTATGCTCTATGCGCATCAATATTGATTTAAGTGAGTGTGTGGATTGCGAATATGACTATATTGAAAACGTTGTTTATGCCGAAGGTTCGCGTATGGATGCGATGAGAAATATTGAATTGCTTAAAGAAAACAATGAATTAAATTCAAGTTCTGCAACTAAATACTATATGCAAGTAAAAGCGGCTGAAGAAATAATGGATGACTTAGAATTCGAGCATGATAAGTATGAGTTTGCAGAAGATGTGTTGAGTTTGGTTATACCAACAAAAACGGTGGCGTAA
- a CDS encoding tyrosine-type recombinase/integrase, with translation MIEQSEAFPEDYGVDYCLMWINTDKYPSFTSRVAPDSGEIIHEVNDNSKPLIYKLPTLVDPGGINVVPVNLYLHSLLSNPDISSVDTIESHANALLSFYRWMSMEIPEHTDKRTGVLIEEKLPLTIFDCTEKVEESPIVRYRDYLLENLYTEDENGKIGGSPNTASSYVLKVVAFYTFLHRQRIVPLSKTFRPFEFSIKKVRISHRNRRAQHDMLSHLNGYHGEDIIVYTTGLTKPFKNIQKPQNADIRELRPLLEDEKQEFYRYLDVENTSDTKALMLYLATEVGLRLEELITFPASVVEKPKAKVVKVPIGERINGCLTKYRKERTIEIPDYVMELLYEYKLSKARKEAIESGLLRHNHLFVQSNGCIYAPNTIQKYVEAVRNDLILSGLDIYFVTHDLRATFATDWLYKRHIETGKPFEALMPELAVLMGHESTATTQKYVNYMNDDKTWLEFAQRKNQFAQQSLR, from the coding sequence ATGATTGAGCAGAGTGAGGCATTTCCAGAGGATTATGGTGTTGATTACTGTCTTATGTGGATCAATACGGATAAATATCCTTCATTTACCAGTAGGGTAGCTCCTGATAGTGGTGAGATAATCCACGAAGTAAATGACAATTCAAAACCACTTATTTATAAACTTCCGACTTTAGTTGACCCAGGTGGCATTAATGTAGTGCCAGTCAATTTATACCTGCACTCTCTATTGTCAAATCCAGATATATCTTCCGTTGATACAATTGAATCTCATGCAAATGCGTTATTAAGCTTCTATCGTTGGATGAGTATGGAAATCCCAGAACATACTGACAAAAGAACAGGTGTCTTGATTGAAGAGAAGCTTCCATTAACAATATTTGACTGCACAGAGAAGGTAGAAGAAAGCCCTATCGTTAGATATCGTGATTATTTATTAGAGAATCTTTATACCGAAGATGAAAATGGAAAAATCGGTGGCTCTCCAAATACTGCGTCGAGTTACGTACTAAAAGTTGTCGCTTTCTATACCTTCCTTCATCGACAACGGATCGTTCCACTCAGCAAAACTTTTCGGCCATTTGAATTTTCAATAAAGAAAGTTCGTATAAGTCACCGAAATAGAAGAGCACAACATGACATGCTCTCACATCTCAATGGCTACCATGGTGAGGATATTATTGTATACACAACAGGTCTCACAAAACCGTTTAAAAATATACAAAAGCCTCAAAATGCCGACATCCGAGAACTTCGGCCACTCCTAGAAGATGAAAAACAAGAATTTTATAGATATCTTGATGTTGAAAATACATCTGATACTAAAGCCTTGATGCTGTACTTAGCAACAGAGGTGGGGTTGAGATTGGAAGAACTGATAACCTTTCCAGCCTCCGTCGTGGAGAAACCAAAAGCTAAAGTCGTTAAAGTTCCTATTGGTGAGCGAATAAACGGTTGTCTTACCAAATACAGAAAAGAGCGGACTATTGAAATTCCAGACTACGTTATGGAACTTTTGTATGAGTACAAGCTAAGCAAGGCAAGGAAGGAAGCCATTGAAAGTGGGTTATTACGACATAACCATCTATTCGTTCAATCTAATGGCTGCATCTACGCACCCAATACAATTCAAAAGTATGTGGAAGCTGTACGTAATGATTTGATTCTTAGTGGGCTGGATATTTATTTTGTTACACATGATTTGCGAGCTACTTTTGCGACTGATTGGTTGTACAAGAGACATATTGAAACAGGTAAGCCCTTTGAGGCTTTGATGCCCGAATTGGCAGTCCTGATGGGGCATGAAAGTACAGCTACCACCCAAAAATATGTAAATTATATGAATGATGATAAAACCTGGTTGGAGTTCGCACAGCGTAAAAATCAATTTGCACAACAATCGTTGAGGTGA
- the trmA gene encoding tRNA (uridine(54)-C5)-methyltransferase TrmA — MANLDVNPQRYQEQLAEKTERLTDMFSEYNVPELEVYESPEQHYRMRAEFRVWHEGDDMYYVMFNQETKEKYRVDQFPAASRLINDLMPLLTEAMKDNHSLRHKLFQVDFLSTLSGEILVSLLYHRQLGEQWIQDAKALKQKLNNEGFNLNLIGRARKMKIVLDRDYVIEKLDVSGESYIYQQVENSFTQPNGKVAEKMLEWAVDCTQDSKGDLLELYCGNGNFSLALAQNFERVLATELAKPSVESAQYNIAANKIDNVQIIRMSAEDFTVAMEGKREFRRLQQANIDLKSYNCNTIFVDPPRSGMDVDTCKMVQSYERIMYISCNPETLKENLDILSETHDITRFALFDQFPYTHHMEAGVFLERKA, encoded by the coding sequence ATGGCGAATTTAGATGTAAACCCGCAACGCTACCAAGAACAACTGGCAGAAAAGACTGAGCGTCTTACTGACATGTTCTCAGAATATAATGTGCCTGAGCTGGAAGTGTATGAATCTCCAGAACAACACTACCGCATGCGTGCTGAGTTCCGTGTGTGGCATGAAGGTGACGATATGTATTACGTCATGTTCAACCAAGAGACTAAAGAAAAATACCGAGTCGATCAATTCCCGGCAGCGAGCCGCCTTATTAACGACTTAATGCCTCTATTAACAGAGGCAATGAAAGATAACCACTCTCTACGTCACAAACTGTTCCAAGTTGATTTTCTTTCGACATTGAGTGGCGAGATTTTGGTATCACTGCTTTACCATCGTCAACTGGGTGAGCAGTGGATTCAAGATGCTAAAGCACTCAAACAAAAATTAAACAATGAAGGCTTTAACCTAAACCTGATTGGCCGTGCACGTAAAATGAAAATCGTGCTGGACCGCGACTACGTAATCGAAAAACTAGACGTGAGCGGTGAGAGTTACATCTACCAACAAGTAGAGAACAGCTTCACTCAACCAAACGGTAAAGTCGCAGAAAAAATGCTTGAGTGGGCGGTTGATTGTACTCAAGACAGTAAAGGTGACTTACTTGAGCTTTATTGTGGTAACGGTAACTTCTCACTAGCGCTAGCACAAAACTTCGAGCGTGTACTGGCAACAGAACTGGCGAAACCGTCAGTAGAGTCTGCACAGTACAACATTGCGGCAAACAAGATTGATAATGTTCAGATTATTCGCATGTCTGCAGAAGATTTTACCGTAGCAATGGAAGGCAAACGTGAATTTCGCCGCCTGCAACAAGCAAACATCGATCTAAAGAGCTACAACTGCAACACTATCTTCGTTGATCCACCTCGTTCAGGCATGGATGTTGATACTTGTAAAATGGTGCAGAGCTATGAACGCATCATGTACATCTCTTGCAACCCTGAAACCTTGAAAGAGAACCTAGACATTCTAAGCGAAACGCACGACATCACTCGTTTTGCGCTATTTGACCAATTCCCTTACACCCACCACATGGAAGCGGGTGTGTTCTTGGAGCGTAAAGCGTAA
- a CDS encoding ImpA family metalloprotease translates to MKRHFRQIIISIWALNCSSAFSSPIDQDLEPLIADSRDCFYAETSDCPDPIDAAVESGNALLIPNRESILQAILTVIDTNGMLFQGAKNTIFNLTPEGLAKEDGSSLTQLSWDPTHDASTFIPTYGVNEAILYTNDVTNPSYTVKEKAVGIIGETSNSRYLVLGSNPMRTWQRGFDTDEQTEAFVDNSIQWLTQKTDSDILSNGLNIVIAQMDNRRYFPDESATRNWLDHRFPNSIRYNPARSCNGTALSGCITPQTDLLIISQYLRNEEDAEFITEQVRTAQTQGVPVMYLHHNGNQTELGKHLFENFDVTYELDNVWHKLRLTHFDITSRQGILPNDVDQIKSMTTHFRDMSFSSDLSQCNSNCSNIESFQNEFQNAATIVRKMTNHFDSNKIDLFSVEGYKYQKLLVLLADYFRQSVSFPMNMASSDTTKFLEAYFADHIQYNYRTFNPAQPDLGNFSRGDFSHITPSSRTVTLTSKGHFQSAGVYALPGQTFKVSRLNDNPAVTTDIFINSLRSSASKPFSPQGYIRPKYLQSVRINLEPGETIQLTSPYGGPVQIGFSGESGIPTTLVFEHIGRHPYWRSSEDNASFALAMKQEDFDWAEVATPYFEVHSTLPKMKTTLLSNADWSTPEDLATAINTYIHDYPHVLAGFQGEGITHIPEIYDFAAQLGWTINEHTIVKHMNADQATCGSGCSGNPYDAYWAFNPVGHGDIHELGHGLDKSRFLFSGWDGHATTNPYSYYSKSQFFKNTGQEPQCQNLPFSSMYETLQTAHNQPDPFAYMQQANLTNWDNGVAIYIQMMMAAQAQSALKDGWHLLARLHLLDREFDRSKKNESEWLLHRDNLGFSHYSYDEIKSISNNDWLAVSISFVTRLDYGDYLHMWGISISEKARMQLEQHGFSKVILQYYKANGRDYCYGLDKPVLAINGTMRWSGIDLGEEFGEDIAFGKPVTMSSYYNKNSYPASNAVDGKLSTFVHSRRGRSEWLEVDLEKDVPLDTIILSNRADCCQERTENITLELLDGSRNVLWSSGALGVQEEWLFDAQHGLPSSLVRYIRLESSNQYINISGLMAYSLP, encoded by the coding sequence ATGAAACGACATTTCAGGCAAATCATTATAAGTATATGGGCATTAAATTGCTCCTCTGCTTTTTCATCCCCTATAGATCAAGATCTAGAACCATTAATAGCAGACTCCCGAGACTGCTTCTATGCTGAAACATCTGATTGCCCTGACCCTATTGATGCGGCTGTTGAATCTGGAAATGCCCTCCTGATTCCTAATCGAGAATCGATTCTACAGGCCATTCTTACGGTTATTGATACTAATGGCATGTTGTTTCAAGGTGCAAAAAATACCATTTTCAATCTCACTCCTGAAGGGCTCGCCAAAGAGGATGGTAGTAGCTTAACCCAGTTATCTTGGGACCCAACCCATGATGCTAGCACTTTTATTCCTACTTATGGGGTTAACGAAGCTATCTTGTATACGAATGATGTCACCAATCCGAGTTACACGGTAAAAGAAAAAGCTGTCGGTATTATTGGTGAGACCAGCAACAGTCGCTATTTAGTGCTTGGATCGAACCCAATGCGAACTTGGCAGCGGGGTTTTGACACCGATGAACAAACAGAGGCTTTTGTTGACAATAGTATTCAGTGGCTAACCCAAAAAACTGACAGTGATATACTTTCTAATGGTCTGAATATCGTTATTGCTCAGATGGATAATAGACGTTATTTCCCAGATGAAAGCGCAACACGGAACTGGTTAGATCACCGTTTCCCCAACAGTATTCGTTACAATCCCGCAAGAAGTTGCAATGGCACAGCGCTTTCTGGTTGCATTACTCCACAAACAGATTTACTAATCATCTCACAATATCTACGTAATGAAGAAGACGCAGAGTTCATTACTGAGCAAGTGCGAACAGCACAAACACAAGGTGTTCCAGTAATGTACCTTCACCATAACGGCAATCAGACCGAACTTGGGAAGCACTTATTCGAGAATTTTGATGTGACATACGAGTTAGATAATGTGTGGCATAAGCTACGTTTAACCCATTTTGATATCACATCTAGACAAGGAATATTGCCTAACGATGTCGATCAAATTAAAAGCATGACCACACACTTCCGAGACATGAGTTTTAGCAGCGATTTGAGCCAATGTAATTCCAATTGCTCAAACATCGAAAGCTTTCAAAATGAGTTTCAAAACGCTGCAACCATCGTCAGAAAAATGACTAACCATTTTGACAGCAACAAGATCGATCTATTCTCAGTGGAAGGATATAAATACCAGAAACTGCTAGTCTTGCTCGCCGACTATTTCCGTCAATCCGTTTCATTTCCAATGAACATGGCATCTAGTGATACCACTAAATTTTTGGAAGCCTATTTTGCCGACCATATTCAATACAATTACCGTACTTTCAACCCAGCACAGCCCGACCTTGGCAATTTTAGCCGTGGAGATTTTAGTCATATCACGCCAAGCAGTCGAACAGTAACACTTACGAGTAAGGGGCATTTCCAGTCAGCTGGTGTTTATGCTCTACCGGGTCAGACATTTAAAGTATCGCGCCTAAATGATAACCCTGCAGTCACGACTGATATCTTTATTAACTCATTGCGCTCATCAGCTTCGAAACCGTTCTCCCCTCAAGGTTATATACGACCTAAGTACCTACAATCGGTGAGAATTAATCTTGAACCAGGTGAGACTATCCAGCTAACCTCACCATATGGTGGGCCAGTACAGATAGGCTTTTCTGGTGAGTCGGGAATTCCTACCACGCTTGTCTTTGAGCACATTGGTCGGCACCCTTACTGGCGAAGTAGCGAAGATAACGCAAGCTTTGCTCTTGCGATGAAACAAGAAGATTTTGACTGGGCAGAAGTAGCCACACCTTACTTTGAAGTCCATTCCACTCTGCCAAAAATGAAGACGACCCTGCTGTCAAATGCCGATTGGTCAACACCAGAAGACTTGGCAACAGCTATAAACACTTACATACATGATTACCCACACGTACTTGCTGGATTTCAAGGTGAGGGCATCACCCATATTCCAGAAATCTATGACTTTGCAGCCCAATTAGGGTGGACAATCAACGAACACACTATCGTAAAGCATATGAATGCGGATCAAGCGACTTGTGGTTCAGGCTGCTCAGGCAACCCTTATGATGCATACTGGGCCTTTAATCCTGTCGGACATGGTGATATTCACGAACTTGGTCATGGCTTGGATAAAAGTCGATTCCTTTTTAGTGGCTGGGATGGTCATGCTACTACCAATCCTTATTCGTACTATTCAAAGTCCCAATTCTTTAAGAATACCGGACAAGAACCACAGTGTCAGAACCTTCCCTTTAGCTCCATGTATGAAACATTGCAGACAGCGCATAATCAACCCGATCCTTTCGCTTATATGCAGCAAGCCAACTTAACAAACTGGGATAATGGTGTCGCTATTTATATTCAAATGATGATGGCTGCTCAAGCACAAAGTGCGCTTAAAGACGGTTGGCACTTACTCGCACGGCTACACCTATTGGATCGTGAATTTGACCGAAGTAAAAAAAATGAATCCGAATGGTTACTTCACAGAGATAACTTAGGGTTTAGCCACTATTCTTATGATGAAATAAAATCCATTAGTAACAACGATTGGCTCGCGGTTAGCATCTCTTTTGTTACCCGACTCGACTATGGTGATTATTTGCATATGTGGGGTATCTCAATTTCCGAGAAAGCACGAATGCAGTTGGAGCAACATGGTTTTTCCAAAGTCATACTGCAATACTACAAAGCTAACGGTCGTGATTACTGCTATGGCCTAGATAAACCAGTATTAGCAATCAACGGGACGATGAGATGGTCTGGAATTGATCTCGGCGAAGAATTTGGGGAAGACATTGCTTTTGGTAAACCCGTAACAATGTCAAGCTATTACAATAAAAATAGCTACCCTGCCAGCAATGCGGTTGATGGTAAGTTATCCACTTTCGTCCACTCACGTCGAGGACGGTCTGAGTGGTTAGAAGTTGACCTAGAAAAAGACGTCCCACTTGACACCATAATTCTGAGCAACCGCGCTGACTGTTGCCAGGAGCGCACTGAAAATATCACACTTGAATTGCTCGATGGCTCTCGAAACGTACTATGGTCCTCAGGAGCATTAGGCGTCCAGGAGGAGTGGCTATTTGATGCACAACATGGTTTGCCAAGCTCGCTGGTGCGCTATATCCGTTTGGAGTCGAGTAACCAATATATCAATATTTCAGGCCTCATGGCATACAGCCTGCCATAA
- a CDS encoding YijD family membrane protein has product MSNESHTVNRSSERKTLVLAVVAGVCGDALLSWVTMSEVGFSIFPLIALVLAVQALYQEYLTNPVSEDIPLVGLACFFVGAFGHAAFVKAQYPEAGSNFFAIIIAMLLLAWVGKKLGFIAKTV; this is encoded by the coding sequence ATGTCGAATGAAAGCCATACAGTGAACCGCAGTTCTGAAAGAAAAACACTCGTGCTTGCTGTTGTTGCCGGAGTGTGTGGGGATGCACTGTTATCTTGGGTAACAATGAGCGAAGTGGGCTTCTCTATTTTCCCGCTGATTGCTTTAGTTTTAGCTGTACAAGCGCTGTATCAAGAATACCTAACTAACCCTGTCTCTGAAGATATTCCGTTAGTAGGCTTAGCTTGTTTCTTTGTGGGGGCATTTGGTCACGCGGCTTTTGTGAAAGCACAATACCCAGAGGCAGGGTCGAATTTCTTTGCGATTATTATCGCGATGCTGCTTCTCGCTTGGGTCGGTAAGAAGCTAGGCTTTATCGCTAAAACGGTTTAA
- the fabR gene encoding HTH-type transcriptional repressor FabR, with product MKPMGIRAQQKEKTRRSLIDAAFSQLSADRSFSNLSLREVAREAGIAPTSFYRHFKDMDELGLTMVDEGGLLLRQLMRQARQRIVTEGSVIRTSVETFMEFIESSPNVFRLLLRERSGTSFEFRTAVAREIQHFSAELTEYLITTGMTRDEAFTQAEASVILVFNSGAEALDLERRQRDELAERLIMQLRMMAKGAFWYRKERERNRLKGGIE from the coding sequence ATGAAACCAATGGGCATTCGCGCACAGCAAAAAGAAAAAACTCGTCGCAGCTTAATCGATGCAGCATTTAGTCAGCTCAGTGCCGATCGTAGTTTTTCCAATCTCAGCTTGAGAGAAGTTGCTCGTGAGGCTGGAATAGCACCGACTTCCTTTTATCGTCACTTCAAAGATATGGATGAGCTGGGCTTAACCATGGTCGATGAAGGTGGCTTACTATTGCGCCAGTTAATGCGTCAAGCTAGGCAGCGGATAGTCACAGAAGGCAGTGTCATTCGAACATCGGTTGAAACCTTTATGGAATTTATAGAAAGCAGCCCAAACGTATTTAGACTGTTATTACGAGAGCGTTCGGGAACTTCATTTGAGTTTCGTACTGCGGTGGCTCGTGAGATACAGCACTTCTCAGCAGAGCTAACTGAATATTTGATCACGACGGGTATGACACGAGACGAAGCTTTTACTCAAGCTGAAGCCTCCGTTATTTTGGTCTTCAACTCTGGGGCTGAAGCATTAGATTTAGAACGACGTCAGCGAGATGAATTGGCTGAACGTTTGATCATGCAATTAAGAATGATGGCCAAAGGGGCTTTTTGGTATCGTAAAGAACGTGAACGTAACCGGTTAAAAGGAGGAATTGAATAA
- the sthA gene encoding Si-specific NAD(P)(+) transhydrogenase: MPHSNHFDVIVIGSGPGGEGAAMGLTKAGVNVAIIEKESSVGGGCTHWGTIPSKALRHAVSRIIEFNSNPLFCQNNKSIHSTFSNILGHAKSVIDKQTRLRQGFYDRNQCTLIFGTARFIDTNTVSVMQSDGTEEQYSADKFVIATGSRPYQPDNVDFLHERIYDSDSILSLKHDPQHIIIYGAGVIGCEYASIFRGLGVKTDLINTRDRLLSFLDNETSDALSYHFWNSGVVIRNDETFEKIEGTDDGVIIHLESGKKMRADCLLYANGRTGNTDKLNLGAVGLEADSRGQVSINTNYQTNVDHVYAVGDVIGYPSLASAAYDQGRFVAQAIVKSEAERPLIEDIPTGIYTIPEISSVGKTEQELTAAKVPYEVGRSSFKHLARAQIAGKDIGSLKILFHRETKEILGIHVFGERAAEIIHIGQAIMEQKGEANTIEYFVNTTFNYPTMAEAYRVAALNGLNRLF, from the coding sequence ATGCCGCACTCCAACCACTTTGATGTGATCGTAATTGGTAGTGGCCCCGGAGGAGAAGGGGCAGCGATGGGATTAACCAAAGCCGGGGTGAACGTTGCCATCATTGAAAAAGAGAGCAGCGTGGGTGGTGGTTGTACTCACTGGGGAACGATTCCTTCAAAAGCACTGCGTCATGCCGTCAGTCGTATAATCGAATTCAACAGCAACCCACTGTTTTGTCAGAACAACAAAAGCATTCACTCAACGTTTTCCAACATTTTGGGCCACGCGAAATCGGTTATCGATAAACAAACGCGACTGCGCCAAGGCTTCTACGACCGTAATCAGTGCACGCTGATATTTGGTACTGCACGTTTTATCGATACCAACACTGTCTCGGTAATGCAAAGCGATGGCACTGAAGAACAGTATAGTGCAGACAAATTTGTTATCGCGACAGGCTCTCGCCCTTACCAACCGGATAACGTCGACTTCCTGCATGAACGTATCTACGACAGTGACTCGATTCTTTCTCTTAAACACGACCCTCAACACATCATCATCTATGGTGCTGGCGTTATTGGTTGTGAATACGCGTCGATTTTCCGCGGTTTGGGCGTAAAAACCGATCTGATCAATACTCGTGACCGCCTGTTGTCATTCCTAGACAATGAAACCTCAGATGCACTTTCTTATCACTTCTGGAACAGCGGTGTCGTGATTCGCAACGATGAAACCTTTGAGAAAATTGAAGGAACAGACGATGGTGTGATCATTCATCTAGAGTCAGGCAAAAAAATGCGTGCCGATTGCCTTCTGTATGCTAATGGCCGAACGGGTAACACCGATAAACTGAACCTAGGTGCGGTTGGCTTAGAAGCGGACTCTCGTGGACAAGTATCAATCAACACCAACTACCAAACCAATGTTGACCATGTTTACGCTGTCGGTGATGTGATTGGCTACCCTAGCCTAGCAAGTGCTGCTTATGACCAAGGTCGTTTTGTGGCTCAGGCGATAGTGAAAAGTGAAGCTGAACGCCCCCTTATCGAAGACATTCCAACCGGCATCTACACCATTCCTGAAATCAGCTCCGTGGGTAAAACAGAACAAGAGCTGACGGCAGCTAAAGTGCCGTATGAAGTAGGGCGTTCTTCATTCAAGCACCTAGCTCGCGCTCAAATTGCGGGTAAAGACATTGGTAGCTTGAAGATTCTGTTCCATCGTGAAACCAAAGAGATTTTAGGTATCCACGTGTTTGGTGAGCGTGCTGCTGAGATCATCCATATCGGACAAGCGATTATGGAACAGAAAGGCGAAGCAAATACCATCGAGTACTTTGTGAATACGACCTTTAACTACCCAACGATGGCGGAAGCTTATCGTGTTGCAGCCCTCAACGGACTTAACCGTTTATTCTAG